Within Sinorhizobium sp. RAC02, the genomic segment AGGATCCGAAGGTGCGGCAGGTGACGGCCTCGATTGCCGCGAGTTGGCAGGTCGTCAACATCCTGCGCGCCGACGGACACCGCGTCACCGACGTGCGCCCGATGACCCGCATCAACATTTCCGTCGTCGCCGGAGAAGGCGACCGGCAGGAGACCGGCAGCTACGGCATCGGCGGACGCACGACCTTCGACGCCTTCCTAACCCAGGAAAGCTGGCGGGCGGGCGCCGACGATGCGCTGCGCCAGGCGCTGGTCAATCTCGAAGCCGTCGAGGCGCCGGCCGGCACGATGGATGTGGTGCTGGCCTCCGGCTGGCCGGGCGTGATGCTGCACGAGGCCGTCGGCCATGGCCTGGAGGGCGACTTCAACCGCAAGAAGACCTCGGCCTTCGCCGGCCTGCTTGGCGAACAGGTCGCCTCCAAGGGCGTCACCGTCGTCGACGACGGCACGATCGACAACCGGCGCGGCTCGATCACGGTCGATGATGAAGGCACCCCGTCGGCCTACAATGTGCTGATCGAGGACGGAAAACTGGTCGGCTATATGCAGGACCGGCAGAATGCCCGCCTGATGGGCATGAAGGCGACCGGTAACGGCCGCCGGCAGGGTTATGCCTATCGCCCCATGCCGCGCATGACCAACACCTACATGCTCTCCGGCGACAAGACGCCGGACGAGATCATCGCCTCGGTGAAGAACGGCATCTATGCCGTCTCCTTTGGTGGCGGCCAGGTGGACATCACATCGGGCAAGTTCGTCTTCGGCTGTACAGAAGCCTACCTGATCGAAAATGGCAAGGTAACGGCACCGGTCAAGGGTGCCATGCTGATCGGCAACGGCCCGGACGCCATGCGCCGCGTCTCGATGGTCGGCAACGATACCAAGCTCGACACCGGCATCGGCAATTGCGGCAAGGCCGGCCAATGGGTGCCGGTCGGTGTTGGCCAGCCGCATCTTCGGATGGACCAGATCACGGTGGGTGGGACGAAGGCTTAAACGCCCTCCCCGCCTCCTACGCCAAAACTCTGCAACAGCCATT encodes:
- the tldD gene encoding metalloprotease TldD, encoding MNTDLLSLFDADEASVQAMLRETLKNADDGELFLEHAQAESLSFDNGRLKGGSFNTDQGFGLRAVAGEAVGYAHSGEMTLAALKRASDAAGAVTRGYSGDYTDAPQGTNRQLYTQDNPIGAPTFEQKVALLTEIDAYLRDKDPKVRQVTASIAASWQVVNILRADGHRVTDVRPMTRINISVVAGEGDRQETGSYGIGGRTTFDAFLTQESWRAGADDALRQALVNLEAVEAPAGTMDVVLASGWPGVMLHEAVGHGLEGDFNRKKTSAFAGLLGEQVASKGVTVVDDGTIDNRRGSITVDDEGTPSAYNVLIEDGKLVGYMQDRQNARLMGMKATGNGRRQGYAYRPMPRMTNTYMLSGDKTPDEIIASVKNGIYAVSFGGGQVDITSGKFVFGCTEAYLIENGKVTAPVKGAMLIGNGPDAMRRVSMVGNDTKLDTGIGNCGKAGQWVPVGVGQPHLRMDQITVGGTKA